The Cygnus atratus isolate AKBS03 ecotype Queensland, Australia chromosome 2, CAtr_DNAZoo_HiC_assembly, whole genome shotgun sequence genome window below encodes:
- the NDC80 gene encoding kinetochore protein NDC80 homolog isoform X2, translated as MRRSSSTAGSSSRQSTMVLRVQDNNKMGLQTPQMKDRGTFGKLSMSKPMSGTSERKVSFFGKRASGAGGSRNSQYGVFGTEKIKDPRPLHDKAFIQQCIKQLCEFLVDNGYAHNVSMKSLQSPSVKDFLKIFTFIYGFLCPSYELPDSKFEEEIPRVFKELGYPFALSKSSMYTVGAPHTWPQIVTALVWLIDCVKLYSAMRENSSSFDDGQNWGGETDDGIVHNKLFMDYVVKCYEHFMKGGDTFEELDAEVQSKLKDLFNIDEFQIEGLAAENKRLHEEIARLEKERESEPDRLVSLRKLRSSFQADVQKYQAYLANLESHTNILDQKMKGVNEEVEAAEMEVEAMKQENARLQHIFDNQKYSVADIERINHERNELQQTINKLTKELEAEEHQLWNEELKYARNKEAIETQLAEYHKLARKLKLIPISAENSKGHDFEIHFNPEAGPNCLVKYRTQIKAPLMEIINQTEEEIRKATQRKMSLEDTLEQVNAMVVEKKSSVKTLKEEAEKLDDLYHQKLKEAEEEERKCANELELLEKHKQLLESGVNEGLSEATNELHDIQRQYQIVMQTTTEESRKAGDNLNRLLEVIATHVVSIEKYLDEQNAKIDRDYEEFMSEDLLSILTGILDSYKKKAESV; from the exons ATGAGACGAAGCTCGAGTACTGCGGGGAGTAGTAGTCGGCAATCTACAATGGTACTGCGGGTGCAGGACAACAACAAGATGGGTCTTCAAACACCTCAGAT GAAGGACAGAGGAACGTTTGGGAAGCTGAGCATGAGCAAACCGATGTCTGGAACTTCGGAAAGAAAAGTCAGCTTTTTTGGGAAGAG aGCTAGTGGGGCTGGAGGTTCACGCAACAGTCAGTATGGCGTGTTTGGTACAGAAAAGATCAAGGATCCCAGGCCCCTTCATGACAAGGCATTCATCCAACAATGTATCAAACAGCTTTGTGAG tttcttgtTGATAATGGTTACGCCCATAATGTCTCCATGAAATCCCTACAGTCTCCATCCGTAAAGGACTTCTTAAAAATCTTCACTTTTATCTATGGATTTCTCTGCCCTTCCTATGAACTGCCTGACTCAAAATTTGAAGAGGAAATTCCTAGAGTTTTTAAAGAGCTGGG GTACCCTTTTGCTTTGTCAAAGAGCTCCATGTACACAGTGGGAGCTCCACACACGTGGCCTCAGATCGTGACAGCTTTGGTTTGGTTAATCGACTGTGTCAAG TTGTATTCTGCCATGAGGGAAAATTCATCGTCATTTGATGATGGACAGAACTGGGGAGGAGAGACAGATGATGGAATTGTACATAACAAG cttttcatgGACTATGTTGTGAAGTGTTATGAGCACTTCATGAAAGGGGGAGATACGTTTGAAGAATTGGATGCAGAAGTGCAGTCAAAATTAA AGGATTTATTTAATATAGATGAATTCCAGATAGAAGGtttagcagcagaaaacaaaagacttcaTGAAGAAATCGCAAgactagaaaaagaaagggaaagcgAGCCG GATCGTTTAGTATCACTACGAAAGCTGAGATCATCTTTTCAAGCTGATGTTCAGAAATACCAGGCTTATCTGGCTAATCTGGAATCTCATACAAACATCCTtgatcagaaaatgaaaggtgtTAATGAGGAAGTTGAGGCAGCAG AAATGGAAGTAGAAGCAATGAAGCAGGAGAATGCCCGGCTCCAGCACATCTTTGATAACCAAAAGTACTCAGTTGCGGATATCGAGAGAATAAATCATGAGAGAAATGAGTTACAGCAAACCATTAACAAGCTGACTAAGGAACTGGAAGCAGAAGAACATCAACTGTGGAATGAAGAGCTAAAATATGCTAGAAATAAAGAGGCG ATCGAAACACAGCTGGCAGAGTATCATAAACTGGCTCGAAAGCTGAAATTGATTCCAATAAGTGCTGAGAATTCCAAAGGCCATGACTTTGAGATTCACTTTAATCCTGAGGCAGGACCAAATTGCCTAGTCAAATACAGAACTCAGATTAAG GCTCCCCTTATGGAGATCATAAACCagactgaagaagaaattagGAAAGCTACTCAACGGAAAATGAGTTTGGAGGATACTTTGGAACAG GTGAATGCAATGGtagtggagaagaaaagcagcgtgaaaacactgaaagaagaaGCGGAAAAGCTGGATGATCTTTACCATCAGAAGCTAAAA GAGGCAGAAGAAGAGGAGCGAAAATGTGCAAATGAGCTGGAATTGTTAGAGAAGCATAAACAACTACTTGAAAGTGGTGTCAATGAAGGTCTCAGTGAAGCCACAAATGAACTGCATGATATTCAGCGACA ATATCAAATTGTTAtgcaaacaacaacagaagagaGCAGGAAAGCAGGCGATAATTTGAATCGTCTTTTAGAAGTGATTGCTACTCATGTAGTATCTATAGAG AAATATCTTGATGAACAGAATGCGAAAATTGACAGAGACTATGAAGAATTCATGTCTGAAGATCTACTGTCAATCTTGACTGGAATTCTAGACAGTTATAAAAAGAAGGCTGAAAGCGTGTAA
- the NDC80 gene encoding kinetochore protein NDC80 homolog isoform X1: MRRPPPGDEAAGGCAVRRAPAKRLCPGSFTMRRSSSTAGSSSRQSTMVLRVQDNNKMGLQTPQMKDRGTFGKLSMSKPMSGTSERKVSFFGKRASGAGGSRNSQYGVFGTEKIKDPRPLHDKAFIQQCIKQLCEFLVDNGYAHNVSMKSLQSPSVKDFLKIFTFIYGFLCPSYELPDSKFEEEIPRVFKELGYPFALSKSSMYTVGAPHTWPQIVTALVWLIDCVKLYSAMRENSSSFDDGQNWGGETDDGIVHNKLFMDYVVKCYEHFMKGGDTFEELDAEVQSKLKDLFNIDEFQIEGLAAENKRLHEEIARLEKERESEPDRLVSLRKLRSSFQADVQKYQAYLANLESHTNILDQKMKGVNEEVEAAEMEVEAMKQENARLQHIFDNQKYSVADIERINHERNELQQTINKLTKELEAEEHQLWNEELKYARNKEAIETQLAEYHKLARKLKLIPISAENSKGHDFEIHFNPEAGPNCLVKYRTQIKAPLMEIINQTEEEIRKATQRKMSLEDTLEQVNAMVVEKKSSVKTLKEEAEKLDDLYHQKLKEAEEEERKCANELELLEKHKQLLESGVNEGLSEATNELHDIQRQYQIVMQTTTEESRKAGDNLNRLLEVIATHVVSIEKYLDEQNAKIDRDYEEFMSEDLLSILTGILDSYKKKAESV, encoded by the exons ATGAGGCGGCCGCCCCCGGGAGAcgaggcggcggggggctgcgctGTGAGGAGGGCTCCAGCTAAGCGTTTATGCCCTGG CTCATTCACAATGAGACGAAGCTCGAGTACTGCGGGGAGTAGTAGTCGGCAATCTACAATGGTACTGCGGGTGCAGGACAACAACAAGATGGGTCTTCAAACACCTCAGAT GAAGGACAGAGGAACGTTTGGGAAGCTGAGCATGAGCAAACCGATGTCTGGAACTTCGGAAAGAAAAGTCAGCTTTTTTGGGAAGAG aGCTAGTGGGGCTGGAGGTTCACGCAACAGTCAGTATGGCGTGTTTGGTACAGAAAAGATCAAGGATCCCAGGCCCCTTCATGACAAGGCATTCATCCAACAATGTATCAAACAGCTTTGTGAG tttcttgtTGATAATGGTTACGCCCATAATGTCTCCATGAAATCCCTACAGTCTCCATCCGTAAAGGACTTCTTAAAAATCTTCACTTTTATCTATGGATTTCTCTGCCCTTCCTATGAACTGCCTGACTCAAAATTTGAAGAGGAAATTCCTAGAGTTTTTAAAGAGCTGGG GTACCCTTTTGCTTTGTCAAAGAGCTCCATGTACACAGTGGGAGCTCCACACACGTGGCCTCAGATCGTGACAGCTTTGGTTTGGTTAATCGACTGTGTCAAG TTGTATTCTGCCATGAGGGAAAATTCATCGTCATTTGATGATGGACAGAACTGGGGAGGAGAGACAGATGATGGAATTGTACATAACAAG cttttcatgGACTATGTTGTGAAGTGTTATGAGCACTTCATGAAAGGGGGAGATACGTTTGAAGAATTGGATGCAGAAGTGCAGTCAAAATTAA AGGATTTATTTAATATAGATGAATTCCAGATAGAAGGtttagcagcagaaaacaaaagacttcaTGAAGAAATCGCAAgactagaaaaagaaagggaaagcgAGCCG GATCGTTTAGTATCACTACGAAAGCTGAGATCATCTTTTCAAGCTGATGTTCAGAAATACCAGGCTTATCTGGCTAATCTGGAATCTCATACAAACATCCTtgatcagaaaatgaaaggtgtTAATGAGGAAGTTGAGGCAGCAG AAATGGAAGTAGAAGCAATGAAGCAGGAGAATGCCCGGCTCCAGCACATCTTTGATAACCAAAAGTACTCAGTTGCGGATATCGAGAGAATAAATCATGAGAGAAATGAGTTACAGCAAACCATTAACAAGCTGACTAAGGAACTGGAAGCAGAAGAACATCAACTGTGGAATGAAGAGCTAAAATATGCTAGAAATAAAGAGGCG ATCGAAACACAGCTGGCAGAGTATCATAAACTGGCTCGAAAGCTGAAATTGATTCCAATAAGTGCTGAGAATTCCAAAGGCCATGACTTTGAGATTCACTTTAATCCTGAGGCAGGACCAAATTGCCTAGTCAAATACAGAACTCAGATTAAG GCTCCCCTTATGGAGATCATAAACCagactgaagaagaaattagGAAAGCTACTCAACGGAAAATGAGTTTGGAGGATACTTTGGAACAG GTGAATGCAATGGtagtggagaagaaaagcagcgtgaaaacactgaaagaagaaGCGGAAAAGCTGGATGATCTTTACCATCAGAAGCTAAAA GAGGCAGAAGAAGAGGAGCGAAAATGTGCAAATGAGCTGGAATTGTTAGAGAAGCATAAACAACTACTTGAAAGTGGTGTCAATGAAGGTCTCAGTGAAGCCACAAATGAACTGCATGATATTCAGCGACA ATATCAAATTGTTAtgcaaacaacaacagaagagaGCAGGAAAGCAGGCGATAATTTGAATCGTCTTTTAGAAGTGATTGCTACTCATGTAGTATCTATAGAG AAATATCTTGATGAACAGAATGCGAAAATTGACAGAGACTATGAAGAATTCATGTCTGAAGATCTACTGTCAATCTTGACTGGAATTCTAGACAGTTATAAAAAGAAGGCTGAAAGCGTGTAA
- the METTL4 gene encoding N(6)-adenine-specific methyltransferase METTL4 isoform X1, translating into MSVVHRLRAGWLLDHLSFINQCGYEICDSFPYPGGVTLRTSVTSSENHATSTFPATSSRDGPGLGDTVEETEGKTAKTRYVFREEFFDIFKPHIAAAPEQQLLQGDPEVSLTEIKASSSAEEHREGTKSGGEDSVAAGIRKKRKRKCVFNQGELDALEYHTKVRKLVWEGTLHLVQEGLKSGFLHHATTELSCGKNIVPGHIGCGLAELCEMAKQFPAVNDSDHRAVHVLDNETSIPEQDLLSRVTENNSNRAKIIVLMGQKYLVPPKSSFLLSDISRLQPLLKYKKKYDVIVIDPPWENKSVKRSNRYSHLSSWQIKQIPVAALAAPDCLIVTWVTNRQKHLRFVKDELYPHWSVKTLAEWHWVKITRSGEFVLPLDSFHKKPYEVLILGRVQGSVKEALRKSEDVLPIPEHKLIVSIPCGLHSHKPPLAAVLAEFIKPDVECLELFARNLQPGWTSWGNEVLKFQHIDYFTVLRNET; encoded by the exons ATGTCTGTGGTACATCGTCTGAGGGCAGGATGGCTCCTGGATCATCTGTCTTTCATCAACCAGTGTGGCTATGAGATCTGTGACTCCTTTCCATACCCTGGTGGTGTCACCCTGCGTACTTCTGTCACTTCTTCTGAAAATCATGCTACTTCTACGTTTCCTGCCACCTCCTCAAGAGATGGTCCTGGTCTTGGAGATACTGTAGAAGAAACAGAAGGTAAAACAGCGAAAACAAGATACGTGTTTCGGGAAGAattctttgacatttttaagCCCCATATAGCTGcagctcctgagcagcagctgttgcAGGGAGATCCAGAGGTGAGTCTCACTGAAATaaaggccagcagcagtgcagaggaacATCGGGAAGGAACCAAGAGTGGTGGTGAAGATTCTGTTGCTGCTGGCATTAGGAAG AAACGTAAAAGGAAATGTGTATTCAACCAAGGTGAACTGGATGCCTTAGAATATCATACAAAG GTCAGGAAGCTCGTTTGGGAAGGCACTTTGCATTTAGTCCAAGAAGGACTCAAAAGTGGTTTTCTTCACCATGCTACTACAGAACTCAGTTGCGGAAAGAACATTGTTCCTGGGCACATTGGCTGTGGATTGGCTGAATTATGTGAAATGGCAAAGCAGTTTCCAGCTGTAAATGACAGTGACCATCGAGCTGTGCATGTGCTAGACAATGAAACTTCCATTCCAGAGCAGGACCTGCTTTCACGTGTTACAGAGAACAACTCAAACCGTGCAAAGATAATTGTGTTAATGGGGCAGAAGTACTTGGTGCCACCAAAAAGCAGTTTCCTTTTATCTGATATTTCACGTTTACAGCCCTTGCTGAAAT acaagaaaaaatatgatgtaATAGTGATCGATCCACCATGGGAGAACAAATCTGTTAAAAGGAGTAACAG ATACAGCCACTTGTCTTCATGGCAAATCAAGCAGATTCCTGTAGCAGCACTGGCTGCGCCAGATTGTCTTATCGTCACGTGGGTGACTAACAGACAGAAGCACCTGCGTTTTGTTAAGGATGAACTTTATCCTCATTGGTCCGTGAAAACGCTTGCTGAGTGGCACTGGGTAAAA ATTACTAGATCTGGAGAATTTGTTTTACCCTTGGATTCTTTCCACAAAAAGCCATACGAAGTTCTTATACTGGGGAGAGTTCAAGGAAGCGTAAAGGAAGCCCTAAG GAAATCTGAAGATGTACTTCCAATTCCAGAACATAAGTTAATTGTCAGCATACCCTGCGGCCTGCATTCACATAAACCCCCTCTCGCTG
- the METTL4 gene encoding N(6)-adenine-specific methyltransferase METTL4 isoform X2: MSVVHRLRAGWLLDHLSFINQCGYEICDSFPYPGGVTLRTSVTSSENHATSTFPATSSRDGPGLGDTVEETEGKTAKTRYVFREEFFDIFKPHIAAAPEQQLLQGDPEVSLTEIKASSSAEEHREGTKSGGEDSVAAGIRKKRKRKCVFNQGELDALEYHTKVRKLVWEGTLHLVQEGLKSGFLHHATTELSCGKNIVPGHIGCGLAELCEMAKQFPAVNDSDHRAVHVLDNETSIPEQDLLSRVTENNSNRAKIIVLMGQKYLVPPKSSFLLSDISRLQPLLKYKKKYDVIVIDPPWENKSVKRSNRYSHLSSWQIKQIPVAALAAPDCLIVTWVTNRQKHLRFVKDELYPHWSVKTLAEWHWVKITRSGEFVLPLDSFHKKPYEVLILGRVQGSVKEALRKSEDVLPIPEHKLIVSIPCGLHSHKPPLAVLAEFIKPDVECLELFARNLQPGWTSWGNEVLKFQHIDYFTVLRNET; this comes from the exons ATGTCTGTGGTACATCGTCTGAGGGCAGGATGGCTCCTGGATCATCTGTCTTTCATCAACCAGTGTGGCTATGAGATCTGTGACTCCTTTCCATACCCTGGTGGTGTCACCCTGCGTACTTCTGTCACTTCTTCTGAAAATCATGCTACTTCTACGTTTCCTGCCACCTCCTCAAGAGATGGTCCTGGTCTTGGAGATACTGTAGAAGAAACAGAAGGTAAAACAGCGAAAACAAGATACGTGTTTCGGGAAGAattctttgacatttttaagCCCCATATAGCTGcagctcctgagcagcagctgttgcAGGGAGATCCAGAGGTGAGTCTCACTGAAATaaaggccagcagcagtgcagaggaacATCGGGAAGGAACCAAGAGTGGTGGTGAAGATTCTGTTGCTGCTGGCATTAGGAAG AAACGTAAAAGGAAATGTGTATTCAACCAAGGTGAACTGGATGCCTTAGAATATCATACAAAG GTCAGGAAGCTCGTTTGGGAAGGCACTTTGCATTTAGTCCAAGAAGGACTCAAAAGTGGTTTTCTTCACCATGCTACTACAGAACTCAGTTGCGGAAAGAACATTGTTCCTGGGCACATTGGCTGTGGATTGGCTGAATTATGTGAAATGGCAAAGCAGTTTCCAGCTGTAAATGACAGTGACCATCGAGCTGTGCATGTGCTAGACAATGAAACTTCCATTCCAGAGCAGGACCTGCTTTCACGTGTTACAGAGAACAACTCAAACCGTGCAAAGATAATTGTGTTAATGGGGCAGAAGTACTTGGTGCCACCAAAAAGCAGTTTCCTTTTATCTGATATTTCACGTTTACAGCCCTTGCTGAAAT acaagaaaaaatatgatgtaATAGTGATCGATCCACCATGGGAGAACAAATCTGTTAAAAGGAGTAACAG ATACAGCCACTTGTCTTCATGGCAAATCAAGCAGATTCCTGTAGCAGCACTGGCTGCGCCAGATTGTCTTATCGTCACGTGGGTGACTAACAGACAGAAGCACCTGCGTTTTGTTAAGGATGAACTTTATCCTCATTGGTCCGTGAAAACGCTTGCTGAGTGGCACTGGGTAAAA ATTACTAGATCTGGAGAATTTGTTTTACCCTTGGATTCTTTCCACAAAAAGCCATACGAAGTTCTTATACTGGGGAGAGTTCAAGGAAGCGTAAAGGAAGCCCTAAG GAAATCTGAAGATGTACTTCCAATTCCAGAACATAAGTTAATTGTCAGCATACCCTGCGGCCTGCATTCACATAAACCCCCTCTCGCTG